TGCTCAGCAGGATCGGACGTTGTTCGCGCAACGAGCGGGCCAGTGCCGCCTCGCCCCAGGGTTGCCAGGCCACGGGGTTCTCCGCGTGTTGCTGAAGGTAGAGGCTGGGCTCCCCCGAAAGGCGATTATGCGCGGTCTGCGCAAGCGAAGACGTGGTCATCGCCAAGCATAGTCATAGACTTAGAAAGTCCACAATCGCGGAGAACAGTCGAATTTCGCGAGTGGATTTCGCCGAGCCGGCTTACGGGCGTCCGGATCTGGCCTGCCCGAGTCAGCTCACGCCCAGCCGTGTCTCGGCCAGCTTGAGAGCCAGCAGCGCAGCCTCGGTGGCAGCGGTATCAGCCGCCGGATCGTCGAGTGTCGCCTGGGCCTGGTCACGGTCCCGGGCTGCCGCTTCGGCGTCAATTTCGCCTGCCGGTTGGGCGCTGTCAGCGAGTACGGTGACTATATCGCCCACGACCTCGGCGTATCCGCCGCTCACTACGAGCTCGTGATTGTCACCCTTTGCGTCGGTGTAACTGAGCACACCGGTGTCCAGTCCGCCAAGAAAAGTAACGTGCTCGGGCAGTACACCGAACTCCCCGGCGACACCCGGAGCCGTGAGCTCACTGACCTCGGTATCGGCGAGGACCCTTTCCGGGGTCACTATGCGAAGGCGAAGGTTCACGTCAGGCCGCCATCTTCTCGGCTTTCTCGCGGGCCTGTTCGATGGTGCCTACCATGTAGAAGGCCTGCTCGGGCATATCGTCGTGCTTGCCTTCGATCAGTTCCTTGAAGCCCGAAATCGCATCTTCGCGCTTGACGTAAACACCCGGCGTGCCGGTAAAGGTCTCGGCAACGTGGAAGGGCTGGGAAAGGAAACGCTGCACCTTGCGGGCCCGAGCCACCACGAGCTTGTCCTCTTCGGAGAGCTCGTCCATGCCAAGAATCGCAATGATGTCCTGCAGATCCTTGTAGCGCTGCAGGACTTCCTGCACCGAGCGGGCCACGTCGTAGTGCTCTTGTCCCACCACGTTGGGGTCAAGTATGCGCGAGGTTGAATCCAACGGATCTACGGCCGGGTAAATGCCCAGCTCGGCGATCTGCCGCGACAATACCGTAGTGGCGTCCAGGTGGGTAAAGGTCGTTGCCGGCGCCGGGTCGGTGAGATCATCGGCCGGCACGTAAATCGCCTGCACCGAGGTAATCGAACCCTTAGTCGTGGTCGTGATGCGCTCCTGCAGGCCACCAAGATCAGTACCCAGGGTGGGCTGGTAACCCACAGCCGAAGGCATGCGGCCGAGCAGGGCCGACACTTCCGAGTTGGCCTGCGTGAACCTGAAAATGTTGTCGATGAACAACAGAACGTCCTTGCCGTCATGGTCGCGAAAGTACTCGCAACAGGTGAGCGCCGTCAGGGCCACCCGCGCACGCGCGCCGGGCGGCTCGTTCATCTGCCCGTATATCAACGCCGTCTTGTCGATAACCCCCGACTCGCGCATCTCCATCCAGAGGTCGTTGCCTTCACGGGTGCGCTCGCCTACGCCCCCGAACACCGAGTAACCTCCGTGTGCCTGGGCCAGGTTGTTGATCAACTCCATGATGATGACGGTCTTGCCAACGCCAGCACCGCCGAACAGTCCGATCTTGCCGCCCTTGGCGTAAGGACAAAGAAGGTCGACCACCTTGATGCCGGTTTCAAAAGCCTCGACGGCCGTCGACTGCTCGGTAAACTCGGGGGCAGCCCTGTGTATGGGCCACCTTTCGGTAGCCTCTACCGGTCCACCGCCGTCAACCGGCTCGCCGATGACGTTGAGAATGCGCCCCAGGACCGCCTCGCCCACCGGGGTGGTGATGGCCTGGCCGGTGTTGGTGACCTCCGCGCCGCGCACCAGTCCTTCGCTGGAGTCCATGGCTATGGTTCGTACCGTGCTCTCGCCGAGATGGGCCGCGACCTCCATTACCAGGTTGTCGGGCTCGTCATTGATAGCCGTGTTGGTGACCGTGAGAGCGGTCAGGATGTCGGGCACCTCGCCGGGTGGAAATTTCACGTCCACCACTGCGCCCATCACCTGGGTTATCCTGCCTTTAGCCATTACTGCTCGTCTCCTCCGTAGTTTGCCGCCACCCCGCGTTGGCCTGCGGCCCACGCTCGAGTGCGTCAGTCCCTGTGTACCTTAACCGTTGAGTGCCTCGGCTCCGGCGATGATCTCCATGAGTTCACCGGTAATCGTTGCCTGCCTCGCCTTGTTCATCTGCAGTGTCAGCGCGTCCATCATCTCGCCGGCATTACGCGTGGCGCTGTCCATTGCCGTCATACGCGCGCCGTGTTCACTCGCCGCCCCTTCGAGCATCGCCTGGTAGACGGTGGTCTCCAGGTAACGGGGCAACAGGCCCGCCAGCAGCTCCTCGGCCCCCGGCTCAAACAGGTAGTCTGTCGCCTCATCGTCGTTCTCGGCGCTTCCAGCGGCGCCGTCCTGCTGCGACGATGCCTCCCCTCGGTCGATGGGCAGTATCTGCCGGGTGCGGACTATCTGGGTCATGGCCGATTTGAACTCCGAGTAAACCAGGTACACCGAGCCGGCGTCGCCCTCGGTAAACAAGCGGGCAGCCTCGGCTGAAACTTCACGCGCGAGCTCCAGGCTCACCCCGCCAGGTACGTTGACGTGCGCAGTCAAAACACGGTCGCTGCGCTTCTTAAAATAGTCATTGCCCCGCCGCCCACAAACGGTGAGCGAAGCACCCTTTCCCTGCTCAGACGCCATGAAAGCCTCTGCGGCCTTGGAAAGGTTGCTGTTGTAGGCTCCGCAAAGTCCACGGTCCGACGTGATCAGCAGCACGTGCACCGGCGCGTCGCTACCCTCGCCCAGAAATGGGTGCGAGGAAGCCTCGACCCTGTTGGCCAGGTTGGCCAGCAGCGACTGAAGCTTTTCAGAATACGGGCGCGACGCGGCCACCTGGTCTTCCGCCCTGCGCAGCTTGGCGGCCGACACCATCTTCATGGCCCGCGTTATCTGCTGGGTGCTGCGCACCGAAGAGATGCGCTTACGGATGTCTTTGAGGTTGGCCATTGTAGTTTCCGGTCAGTTTTTCCTTGTTCCTGTTCAGCAGCGCGCCGGTTCAGGCCGCGAAGATTCCCTGGAACTGCTCAAGCGCCGCGTCGAGCTTCGCCTTGAGATCGTCATCGAGTTCTTTTTTCTCGGCTATGGCCGGCAGCAACTCGGCATGCGAATTGTCGAGGTAACTCATCAACTCGCTCTCGTAGCGCCCCACATCCGACGGGCTGACATCGCCCATCAATCCGTTGGTCGCCGCGTAGAGAATCACCACCTGTCGCTCGATGGGCATGGGCTCGTACTGCCCCTGCTTGAGCACTTCGACGAGCAGTTCGCCCTGGGCCAGCTGTTTCTGGGTGGCAGCGTCAAGATCTGATCCGAACTGCGCAAAGGCCGCCATCTCGCGAAACTGGGCGAGGTCGAGGCGCAGTGTCCCGGCAACTTTTTTCATCGCCTTGATCTGGGCCGCACCACCCACTCGAGAAACCGACAGGCCCACGTTCACCGCGGGGCGAACGCCTGAAAAGAACAGGTCCGACTCGAGGTATATCTGCCCGTCGGTGATCGAGATCACGTTGGTGGGAATATAAGCCGCCACGTCGCCGGCCTGGGTCTCGATGATAGGCAGGGCTGTGAGCGAACCTCCCCCCACGGAGTCATTCATCTTCGCCGCGCGTTCGAGCAGGCGCGAGTGCAGATAGAACACGTCACCCGGGTAGGCCTCGCGCCCCGGCGGCCGTCTGAGGAGCAACGACAACTGGCGATAAGCGGTGGCCTGCTTGGACAGGTCATCGTAAACGATCAGGGCGTGCTGGCCGTTGTCGCGAAAGTATTCACCCATGGCCACGCCCGCGTAGGCCGCGAGGAACTGCAGCGGGGCCGCCTCCGACGCCGTGGCCGCGACCACTATGGTGTAGTCCATCGAGCCGTGTTTCTTGAGGCGGTCTACCACCTGCGCCACCGAAGACCGCTTCTGGCCGATGGCGACGTATATGCAAACCACGTCGCCGCCCTTCTGGTTGATGATGGTGTCTATGGCCACCGCGGTCTTGCCGGTCTGTCGGTCTCCGATGATCAGCTCGCGCTGGCCACGACCGATCGGGATCATCGAATCTACGGCCTTGATACCCGTCTGCAGTGGCTCGTTCACAGACTGCCGATCCACGATGCCAGGCGCCTTGACCTCGATGCGGCGGCTCTCGCTGCTCTCGATATCACCCAGTCCGTCTATGGGCTGGCCCAGTGCGTTGACCACCCGCCCGAGCAGGCCCTTGCCCACCGGAACCTCGGCGATACGACCGGTACGCTTTACCTCGCCGCCCTCAGAGATTTTTTCCGGGTCGCCGAACACGGCCGCGCCAACGTTGTCCTCTTCGAGGTTCAACGCCATGCCGTAAATACCACCCTCAAACTCAAGCAGTTCGCCCAGGGCGACGCGGTCAAGTCCATGTATGCGGGCGATGCCGTCGGCGCTCGAAAGCACGCGACCGGTTTCACGGATCTCAACCTCGCGGTCAAAGTTCCGTATCTCGTCCCTGATAATATCGCTGATCTCTGATGCCCTGATCTGCATCACTTCTCCCTCGGGTCGTGTTGCCCGATTTCCCTGTTGTCTTTTTCAGTCATCATTTCTACGTTCGCTCTTCTTCCGGGGTACTCGGCTAACGAAACTCAGCCGTTCCCGCCCATGCTACGGGCCAACCTTCGCAAGCGCGTGCGCACGCTACCGTCAAATACCCGTCCCTGCACTTCTACTTCGACTCCGCCCAGCAGGTCAGGATCAACCTCGAGCTCTGGCAGCACGGTACCACCGGTCCGACCACCCGCGAGATCAGCAAAACGCTGCGCGATGGAATCGAGCTCGGCTGCCGTAAGTTCGCTGGCCGACCTGACCGCGATTCTCACGCGACCCTCGACCTCGTCCTCCATGGCGCGATAACACTCATCTATAGCCGGCAATTCGGCCAGCCGGTCCTTTTTGGCGAGCAGCCTCACGAAACGCCCGATCGTTGAACCCTCGCCGGCACCCGCCACCATGGCGGCGGCAATTCGCTGTCGTTGGGCAAGGCCCATGCGGCCAGCGGCCAGCGGATCCCCTTCCACCCCGCCCAGGCCATCGGCGAGTTGCGCCAGCTCCTGCCCGGTTTCCTGTACCCGGTTTTCTTCGTCGGCCAATGAAAACAGGGCCCGCGCGTAGCGCCGTGCTGCGGCTCCCGAAATCACTGGAGGCTGTTCTCCCCGGTCGTCTTCTCAGCCGCCGATACTTCCTTGAGAAACTCTTCGATCAAGCGGCTGCGATCGGCGTCGCCGAGTTTACTGGCCAGTGTTGTAGAGGCCAGCTCAGCAGCGAGCCGAGCGGCCTCGGCACGCAAGTCGGCACGCGCTGTCTCGTAGTCACTTTGCGCGGTGCGACCGGCCTCGGTAAGCATGCGCTCGGCAGCTTCACGCGCGGCAATGAGCAATCGCTTGCCGTCGGCCTCGGCCATCGCCCTGAGTTCGGCCGTTAGTTCTTCGCGCGCCTGGTCAAGACCCGCTAGTTTTTCCTTGTACTCGGCCTGAACACGCTCGGCCTCTTCTTTTGCCCGCGCGGCGGCCGACATGGCTTCCACGAGTTCCTTGCGACGAGAGGTGAGAAAATCGCGCAGCGGCGCCGAAGTGAAACGGTGGAACAGGAAAACGAACAGGCAGAAGTTGAATACCGAAGCACCCAAATTGAACCAGTCTCCACTGCTGAGATGATGCTCGCTGGCGTGACCGGCATCGCCGGCTGCCAGAGCAAACCCGGCGCCCGCGAGAACAGCCAACAGCGTGGCGGCGGCCGAAAAAACTCCGTGACGGGCAAACCGGGCTGCGCTGGGGTCGGTCACGATTGCCCACCGAGGACGGCCTTGACCATCGCGTCTGCCATCTCTTCTGATTGTGCCTTCAAGCTGCTGCGCGCCTCGTCGCGACTCTGCCAGACTTCCTTCCTGAGTGCGGCCAGGTTGTTGGCGGCCTCTTCCCGGGCTTTCTCAAGAATCACGGCCTCGTCTGCGCGCGCCTGGCTCCTGACTTCTTCGGCAGCCACCTGGGCCTGGGCCCTGCTGGCCTTGAGCTCCTTCTCGTAACGCTCGTTCATCTGCTGGGCTTCTTCGCGACCGCTGGCGGCAAGGTCCTGGTCGCCGGCCGTGCGCTGTTCGCGCTCCTCGAGCAGCTGCCCGAAAGGCTTAAACAACAGGCGATTGAGCAGGTAAGCGAGTACAAAAAAGCTTACCAGCTGAATGATAAAGGGAGCTTGCAGTTCGAAATTCATCTATCGAACGGTCCAGTAAAAAGGTCCTGTCTCAAGGTCACAGCGCAGTGGAGGTAACCACGCGGATAACCGGTTTGTAGATCAAAGCGGGCCTTTCCGGCGCCCAACGCGCCGGAGCCTCTCGGCCTAACCTTGCTTGGCTAACACCGCCCGAAGAGCTTGTCAAAACTGTTCCCGGGCGAAGACCCGACAGGGTCAGGCCAGCAGCCGATCGGCCAGCCCGCTAAGCTCTTCTTCCGAGTAGAACTCGATCTCCACGCGACCGCCTTTACCCTTACGACGCACCCGCACGCGCGTGGAAAGTGCACGCCCGAGCTGCTCCTCCAGCCCACTTGTTTCGAGATCCGCAGAGCCGGCCTTCGAGCCAGTCTGCTCCCCATCATCGGTGGCGCTGCCAGCTTGGGAATCGATGATACGGCGCACTTCTTTCTCTGTCTGCCTGACCGACAGACCCCGTTTGCACACTCTCTTTGCGGACTTTATCTGCAAGGCAGCCGTCGGCAGCGCAAGCAACGCGCGGGCGTGGCCCTCGCTCAACTCCGAGCTCTCGAGCAGTTCTTTGACCGGCGCCGGCAAGCCATTCAAGCGCAGCGAGTTGGCAACGCTTGCACGCGACTTACCCACCCGCCTGGCGACATCCTCCTGGGTGTAGCCGTATTCGTTGACCAGTCGCCGATAGGCCGAAGCCTCTTCCAGGGGTGAGAGATCCTGCCTCTGTATGTTCTCAACCAGCGCAAGTTCGACCAGCTCGCCCTCGGAAACCTCTTCGCGCACGATAACCGGCACCTGCTGCAGGCCAGCCAGTGTGGCCGCACGCAGACGACGTTCGCCGGCTATGACCTCGTAACCACCCTTGCTGCGAGTAACAACCAGCGGCTGTATGATGCCGTTCTGCTTGATCGAATCCGCAAGCTCGCGCATCGGCTGCTCATCAAAGTTGCGCCTCGGCTGACCGCGGCCCGCCCAGATGCGCTCCACGTCCACGAGGCCCTGGCCCTTGGGCCAGCTCGGCAGGCCACCCGCAGCCTGGCCTTCGACAGCCTGGCCACCAGCTCCCGGCTTTACTTCTGTCCGCGCAGAGCTTTCCGAAGAAGCATCGTCGGGGCCGGCTTCGCTGGCAGTGGCCGCCCCGAATATCGCGTCAAGCCCTTTGCCCAGTGCTTGTCTCCTGCTCACTATGCCCTCCTGCCCGACTCTCCGACGAGCTTGTTCTTAATATTTTCGTCAGCAATTCTTCGCCTGCCGCGCGGTAGGCTTCGGCCCCCTTTGACGCCGGGTCGTACAACAGCACCGGCAAGCCGTGCGAAGGGCTCTCACTTATTCGGACGTTGCGCGGGATGACCGTGCTCAACACAAGGCTCTGAAAATGTTTCCTTACCTGTTCAGCCACCTGGCGGCTGAGTGTGGTCCGACTATCAAACATTGTCAGCAGTATGCCGTCGACCACCAGCGCTGGGTTGAAAGCGCCGCGTATGCGCTCCACCGTGTCGAGCAGGCCTGTGAGCCCCTCAAGTGCGTAGTACTCGCACTGCAGCGGGATGAGCACCGAGTCAGCTGCCGACAACGCGTTGACGGTAATCATCCCCAGCGAAGGCGGGCAGTCTATAAGAACGCATTCATAGCCAGACCGCACTTCCTCAAGCTTTTCACGCAGGCGGTACTCCCTGGCCTCTTCGCTGACAAGTTCAAGCTCAGCCCCCGCAAGGCTGCGGTCAGCAGGAATTACGTCGAGTTCGGCGAGCTCGGTGGTGCATAGGGCCGATGAAGCCGGCGTGTCGTTAACGAGTACGTCATAGACCGTAACCCCGCTACTGCTGTTGGCTCCGACCCCGCTTGAAGCGCTGCCCTGGGAATCAAGATCGACGAGTAGCGTACGGTGACCGGTCAAGGCCAACGCCGCAGCCATATTGACGGCGGTCGTAGTTTTACCCACACCACCTTTTTGATTTGCTACTGCTACTATGCGCCCCATCGACCCATCCGCCCTTCTCCCCTTGGAATTATCACGCCAGAAGCCTGATTGCGAGCCTTCTGGGCACAGCGGCGGGCACATTCGGCAATACAGGCCGCCCTATACGGATCGAAGGACCGGATTAATTCCGGCTGAGAATTGTTTCACGTGAAACATCTACCGGAACCAAAGCACCACTGAGGCGGACTTGTGAAACGATCTGCCACGGGCTGAGCGGGAAATTGTTTCACGTGAAACAATCTGGCGACTGTTCAGCCCTGGCTGTCGTCGTGCAGCCGATAAACGAAGAGCCGGCGGCCACCGGCCCACCCTAGATCGTAATCCTTCTGCCGCTCAAACTGCAGGCCACCGTGCCCGGGGTCGGGCTGAGCCGCAGTGCCGCCGGCCATGACCAGCAGGCGCCCCCCATCGCGAAGCAAACCCGCCCCCGTCTCCATGAAACGATGCGGGGCCTGAAAAGCCCGCGACACCACGGCGTCAAAACACCGGTCCCGGACCTCAGGGGATTCGACGTCCTCGTTGATTACGCTGCAGTCGGTCAGCTCACAGCATCTGACCACCTGTTCCAGAAAGCCGGCCCGCTTGCGGCGTTTCTCAACCAGGGTTACACGCACGCCCGGCATAACCACCGCCAGGGGCACACCAGGCAAGCCCGCGCCGCTTCCGAGGTCAACAATGTCGCTGCAGCCCGAAAGGCAGTCTACCAGGGCCAACGAATCAAGCAGCTGGGCTTCTACCGCATGTTCTCGGGGGATAGCTGTAAGCCGCTGGACCCGGTTCCAACGGTAAAGCTCGTCGAGATAATCTATCAACCTGAGCGCGAGCTCGTCGTCCAGCGCCAGCCCCAACGAGGCTGCTCCAGCCTGCAGCCTGGAGAGCTCGCCTTTCATGCACTGCGCTTTTTGAGATGAATCGCGATGGCCGAGACCGAAGCCGGTGTCAGGCCACTTACCCGGGAGACCTGGCCCAGTGAAGTAGGCCTTATACGCCCCAGTTTCTCCCGGGCCTCGGCCGACAAGCCCTCGACGGCCTGATAATCAAAATCCTCGGCCAGGGAGGTCCCCTCAAGCTTTTTCATTCGTTGAACTTCTTCGCGCTGGCGGCCGAGGTAGCCATCGTAGGCGGCCTCGGTCTGCACCAGGGCTGCCAGGTCAGGCTCAACGCGGGGTAGGGCGGTCAAGCCAGCCCGTTCAACGAGGCGGCCCAGAAGCTGGTAGTCAACCGCCGGCCGCCTCAGCATCTCCCAGCAACTCGTAGAGCCGGTAGGCACCGCTACCCCCGCTTCGCCAAGACCGGCACGAAGCGCGCCATCTGGATTGAGC
The Candidatus Binatota bacterium DNA segment above includes these coding regions:
- the atpD gene encoding F0F1 ATP synthase subunit beta, which gives rise to MAKGRITQVMGAVVDVKFPPGEVPDILTALTVTNTAINDEPDNLVMEVAAHLGESTVRTIAMDSSEGLVRGAEVTNTGQAITTPVGEAVLGRILNVIGEPVDGGGPVEATERWPIHRAAPEFTEQSTAVEAFETGIKVVDLLCPYAKGGKIGLFGGAGVGKTVIIMELINNLAQAHGGYSVFGGVGERTREGNDLWMEMRESGVIDKTALIYGQMNEPPGARARVALTALTCCEYFRDHDGKDVLLFIDNIFRFTQANSEVSALLGRMPSAVGYQPTLGTDLGGLQERITTTTKGSITSVQAIYVPADDLTDPAPATTFTHLDATTVLSRQIAELGIYPAVDPLDSTSRILDPNVVGQEHYDVARSVQEVLQRYKDLQDIIAILGMDELSEEDKLVVARARKVQRFLSQPFHVAETFTGTPGVYVKREDAISGFKELIEGKHDDMPEQAFYMVGTIEQAREKAEKMAA
- the atpG gene encoding ATP synthase F1 subunit gamma, which produces MANLKDIRKRISSVRSTQQITRAMKMVSAAKLRRAEDQVAASRPYSEKLQSLLANLANRVEASSHPFLGEGSDAPVHVLLITSDRGLCGAYNSNLSKAAEAFMASEQGKGASLTVCGRRGNDYFKKRSDRVLTAHVNVPGGVSLELAREVSAEAARLFTEGDAGSVYLVYSEFKSAMTQIVRTRQILPIDRGEASSQQDGAAGSAENDDEATDYLFEPGAEELLAGLLPRYLETTVYQAMLEGAASEHGARMTAMDSATRNAGEMMDALTLQMNKARQATITGELMEIIAGAEALNG
- a CDS encoding ParB/RepB/Spo0J family partition protein yields the protein MVSRRQALGKGLDAIFGAATASEAGPDDASSESSARTEVKPGAGGQAVEGQAAGGLPSWPKGQGLVDVERIWAGRGQPRRNFDEQPMRELADSIKQNGIIQPLVVTRSKGGYEVIAGERRLRAATLAGLQQVPVIVREEVSEGELVELALVENIQRQDLSPLEEASAYRRLVNEYGYTQEDVARRVGKSRASVANSLRLNGLPAPVKELLESSELSEGHARALLALPTAALQIKSAKRVCKRGLSVRQTEKEVRRIIDSQAGSATDDGEQTGSKAGSADLETSGLEEQLGRALSTRVRVRRKGKGGRVEIEFYSEEELSGLADRLLA
- the atpH gene encoding ATP synthase F1 subunit delta — protein: MISGAAARRYARALFSLADEENRVQETGQELAQLADGLGGVEGDPLAAGRMGLAQRQRIAAAMVAGAGEGSTIGRFVRLLAKKDRLAELPAIDECYRAMEDEVEGRVRIAVRSASELTAAELDSIAQRFADLAGGRTGGTVLPELEVDPDLLGGVEVEVQGRVFDGSVRTRLRRLARSMGGNG
- the atpC gene encoding ATP synthase F1 subunit epsilon, whose product is MNLRLRIVTPERVLADTEVSELTAPGVAGEFGVLPEHVTFLGGLDTGVLSYTDAKGDNHELVVSGGYAEVVGDIVTVLADSAQPAGEIDAEAAARDRDQAQATLDDPAADTAATEAALLALKLAETRLGVS
- a CDS encoding ParA family protein; protein product: MGRIVAVANQKGGVGKTTTAVNMAAALALTGHRTLLVDLDSQGSASSGVGANSSSGVTVYDVLVNDTPASSALCTTELAELDVIPADRSLAGAELELVSEEAREYRLREKLEEVRSGYECVLIDCPPSLGMITVNALSAADSVLIPLQCEYYALEGLTGLLDTVERIRGAFNPALVVDGILLTMFDSRTTLSRQVAEQVRKHFQSLVLSTVIPRNVRISESPSHGLPVLLYDPASKGAEAYRAAGEELLTKILRTSSSESRAGGHSEQETSTGQRA
- the rsmG gene encoding 16S rRNA (guanine(527)-N(7))-methyltransferase RsmG: MKGELSRLQAGAASLGLALDDELALRLIDYLDELYRWNRVQRLTAIPREHAVEAQLLDSLALVDCLSGCSDIVDLGSGAGLPGVPLAVVMPGVRVTLVEKRRKRAGFLEQVVRCCELTDCSVINEDVESPEVRDRCFDAVVSRAFQAPHRFMETGAGLLRDGGRLLVMAGGTAAQPDPGHGGLQFERQKDYDLGWAGGRRLFVYRLHDDSQG
- a CDS encoding F0F1 ATP synthase subunit alpha → MQIRASEISDIIRDEIRNFDREVEIRETGRVLSSADGIARIHGLDRVALGELLEFEGGIYGMALNLEEDNVGAAVFGDPEKISEGGEVKRTGRIAEVPVGKGLLGRVVNALGQPIDGLGDIESSESRRIEVKAPGIVDRQSVNEPLQTGIKAVDSMIPIGRGQRELIIGDRQTGKTAVAIDTIINQKGGDVVCIYVAIGQKRSSVAQVVDRLKKHGSMDYTIVVAATASEAAPLQFLAAYAGVAMGEYFRDNGQHALIVYDDLSKQATAYRQLSLLLRRPPGREAYPGDVFYLHSRLLERAAKMNDSVGGGSLTALPIIETQAGDVAAYIPTNVISITDGQIYLESDLFFSGVRPAVNVGLSVSRVGGAAQIKAMKKVAGTLRLDLAQFREMAAFAQFGSDLDAATQKQLAQGELLVEVLKQGQYEPMPIERQVVILYAATNGLMGDVSPSDVGRYESELMSYLDNSHAELLPAIAEKKELDDDLKAKLDAALEQFQGIFAA